A window of Euwallacea similis isolate ESF13 chromosome 10, ESF131.1, whole genome shotgun sequence contains these coding sequences:
- the LOC136411451 gene encoding myb/SANT-like DNA-binding domain-containing protein 4 translates to MQTPPISIMGPGDGDQSSSSKRRRAPNYTDKEVRILMKLIFEHIEVIENKKTDSETWRVKDLIWNSIAESFNNCVGVSKRTVEMIRQKYDSMKKIARKKEAKNREELGKEEPNFVELEEYEKDLIQMLEAHGGNAFEPTTVLLPETKFPGTNIKTEHVSIPPSDSIPEGENDRFIVTDEDMLWDLPSDLVNRPRLQLVKRQLEHLEREEQRQITEHEHRMRTQEVKRKVLLSTERRARIEHRKKMELLELDIELKKRALAIEDAQN, encoded by the exons ATGCAAACACCCCCAATAAGCATAATGGGCCCTGGGGACGGCGACCAATCCTCAAGCTCAAAGCGCCGCCGAGCCCCCAATTACACGGACAAAGAAGTGCGCATTCTAATGAAACTCATTTTTGAACACATTGAGGtgattgaaaacaaaaagacTGATTCTGAGACCTGGAGAGTGAAGGATTTGATTTGGAACAGCATTGCCGAGAGTTTCAATAACTGTGTTG GAGTCAGCAAAAGGACCGTGGAAATGATCAGGCAGAAGTATGATTCAATGAAGAAAATTGCTAGGAAGAAGGAGGCTAAGAACCGAGAGGAGCTTGGTAAAGAGGAGCCCAATTTTGTGGAATTGGAGGAGTATGAGAAGGACCTCATTCAGATGTTGGAAGCCCATGGTGGGAATGCTTTCGAGCCCACCACAGTGCTTTTACCAGAAACCA aatttcctGGCACTAACATTAAAACTGAACATGTCAGTATTCCACCCTCAGACTCGATTCCTGAAGGAGAAAATGATAGATTTATAGTAACAGATGAAGATATGCTTTGGGATTTGCCTAGTGACCTGGTCAACAGACCAAGGTTGCAGCTGGTCAAGAGGCAGCTGGAGCATTTGG AACGAGAGGAACAAAGGCAAATAACTGAGCATGAACACAGGATGCGAACTCAGGAAGTAAAGAGGAAGGTGCTGCTGTCCACAGAGAGGAGAGCGCGTAttgaacacagaaagaaaatgGAGCTGTTGGAACTAGATATTGAACTTAAAAAACGGGCCCTAGCTATAGAAGATGcacaaaattaa
- the LOC136411834 gene encoding uncharacterized protein, whose product MSENFQVPEPEWVLEKNHSGHLIWRRDIPSETDVNSRVNFKHDVEVKEFHRKSYELLEPPWRQETQSNSLLSMSFTCLVCVTVSVLLPWYIFGGTQY is encoded by the exons ATGTCTGAGAATTTCCAAGTACCCGAACCGGAATGGGTTCTAGAGAAGAACCACAGCGGTCACTTGATCTGGCGCAGGGATATTCCGTCAGAGACAGACGTCAATTCGAG GGTAAATTTCAAGCATGACGTGGAAGTAAAAGAATTTCACAGGAAGTCTTACGAGTTACTTGAGCCCCCTTGGAGGCAGGAAACTCAATCAAACAGCCTACTCAGCATGAGCTTCACGTGTTTGGTGTGCGTCACTGTGTCAGTGCTGCTACCCTGGTATATTTTTGGAGGGACACAATATTGa